In Ignavibacteria bacterium, a single window of DNA contains:
- a CDS encoding helix-hairpin-helix domain-containing protein: MFSLKDLSPKNYLTKNEIRVLSVILGLGGVGIGVNLFNSWQASKNNQFEKTNIDSIFTEIFRADSVQKINVYSSDSLRSMYFKVEQKSKKDELKPGSININTASKSDLTKLPGIGEKTADRIIEYRTNVKRFKSKDDLMNVKGIGQKKFEALKEFITLK, translated from the coding sequence ATGTTTAGTTTAAAAGATCTTTCACCAAAAAACTATTTAACAAAGAACGAGATCAGAGTTCTTTCAGTGATTCTTGGATTGGGAGGTGTAGGAATTGGCGTAAATCTTTTTAACTCTTGGCAGGCTTCAAAAAACAATCAATTTGAAAAAACAAATATAGATAGTATATTTACTGAAATTTTTCGTGCAGATTCTGTTCAAAAAATAAATGTTTATTCATCCGATTCGCTGCGAAGCATGTACTTCAAGGTCGAACAAAAAAGCAAAAAGGATGAATTAAAACCAGGAAGCATAAACATCAATACTGCTTCAAAAAGTGATTTGACTAAATTACCCGGTATCGGCGAAAAGACTGCTGATAGAATTATTGAATATAGAACAAACGTAAAGAGATTTAAATCAAAGGATGACTTAATGAATGTGAAAGGTATCGGGCAAAAGAAATTTGAAGCTTTGAAAGAATTTATAACCTTAAAATAA